Genomic DNA from Oreochromis aureus strain Israel breed Guangdong linkage group 13, ZZ_aureus, whole genome shotgun sequence:
tttttctttttctttttttttttttaaataagagcAGGTGACAGGCGCAGTGGGGCTCTTGTTGGACTGCAGCTTCCTTAGCACTGTAGAGCTGGGAACTGCTGTGCCACCAATTCAAACTTcaatgttttgtttatgtttaggGTGGTGGGTGAAGAGGACAAAGAAGTCAGAACAGGAAAGGAGAGCAGGAAGGAGTGAAAGAGGGGAGAGATGAATTCTCAAAGGGTCAATGAGGTTCTCAGGTGGAAGAAAAGAGATTTGGGAATCTCCCTGAAGAGGTTGTTGAAAAGGAAGAGGTAAACAGGCTGAGACACAGATTGATCCTtctttctaaaaacaaaaacaaaaacaaaagcaactcTTTATCTCCTTTTGCCGAGGGAGAAGCAGGAGCAGCGATCAGAAGGGACTGAGAGAGGTGGGAGCTCGTCTTTGTCCATCTCTTCAGTGAGACTCACAGGTGGCACAGGCAGGCCAAGGACCAATGAGACAACCAGAGGAGGGGATTTCAAAGGGACTCAATGTCCGTCCACCATGACCAAAGAGGACAATTAGCCTTAGGAGCTCAAACGAGGCCGCTTCCTTGGAGACtggtcttcttcctcttcatcttcatcttcatcttcatcgtCAGGGTAGTCCACCAAACCAACCAGAGCAGTCTAAGACAACAACAAGAGTGACTGTTTCATTTCAACATGTACTTTTGCAGGAGCGCAGAACAGCTGTTAGTGCTGAAACATAGTGTTCTAAATTTCACTTACATTTTACTTATTCTGACCAGTGAAGGCAAACAACAAGTAACTTGTGTAACTTTTATCTGCATTCATGCTGTGATACCACTCGAAACATATTGTGCAACAAAGAAAACTTCTGGCCTTTGATAAAAGACTGTCCTTTGTTATACTGTTCCCAAATTGGACAAAGGATTACGACAGGATAGGAATTCAAGTCTTCCTCAGAATGCAACATGAAATATTACCTTGACTACTGGTGTGGCAGGAAGAGGAACAGTTTTGACAGAAGAAGCTGAACTGTTGTTTGGAGTGACGGCTGGTGAGGCAGGTGGGATGGCAGCAGCTTTCCCGTTGTTATTGGCACCATTGGCTCCGTTGGCAGCTCCTACAACAACACAAACTAGGATCATGCAGCAATCTGGGAAAAACTATCCAGCAACACTCATACAGTAAGAGAATATAGCTTACCTTTTTTGGCTTCCATGTATTTGCCGTAGCTATCAGAGAAGTCATCCCCCATTCTCTTCTCCACTGCCTCTCCATCGTCATCGTCATCATCGTCATTGAACCACAACTCTTCATCCTCATCCAAAGACCGCGCATCTCTTCGATATCTACAGGTGGGAAAACTGCTTCATTAGGTACAGGTATCTACACAAGGGGAATTACTACCTTGTGGTAATACGTCTCTGATCAAATATAAATTAAGGTTATGAAGCTGAATAATGATGACAAGTGCTAGGGTTAACAGAGGTTGACTAAAACATGCAGAAATTTGGTAGGGGTGTGTACAAGAATGGGAATAGAAAACTATGTAAAGTCGGCatatataaatgtaaatttatGTGGTGGAGTGCATAAGTGATAAAGATCACAGTAAGGGAATGACCCTTGCTTCTGACCTGTTGAGTCTCTGGCTCTGCCGGTCTTTTTCCTGCTCATATCGTCCTTTCAAGCCCTTGAATGTCTGGACATACTCAATGGATTCAAGTGCTTTGTAGAAGTTATCCACGATGTGAGCTATGAGTGATTTGATGTCCTCCTGGAAAGCAAAAGGTGGATCATTATATatttaatgcaaaaacaaaggCTTGTTAAGGTAGCGTTCGTGCTTTTACATAccactttaataaactcaaAGAGCTCTATGATGGCAGAGTTGAGGAGGTTGTATCGGGTCCCATTGTCCAGCAAGGCATTAATGACAGGCTCAAACAGGTTCCCTTTGATGATGTAGCGGTTGTAGTATTCGTCTTTTAGACCAATGATCCTGCGCATGAAACGCAGAGCACCTTGGACAAAAACAGAGCCACTTTGTAAAAAAACGAGGCACGATATGATTCAAAGTCTTATCTGTATTCTTTGTGTGAGCTTGGATACAAACAGCAGTTACACAGCTCTGGTATGGTTATATCTGTATATGAGGTTCAACCACAATGTAATCGCTATCAGAACACAGGGAACTTACAAAGAGCAAGGAACGTGTGCTTTGAGTTCATCAGCACCAGCACTCTCCTAAGCAGGTCTTTGTTCATGATGTAGGTCTTGATGTGATAGGTGTGGTGTTCCACACAAAAGGTCAGAAGCTCCAGGATCAGTGCCAGCAACTGAGCTGTCTGGAAGTTGTCTACACAAATAAAGACAAATCGTGTTAGGACATGCAGCACTGTCCAGGTACATTTACAAATACAAGCCAGACACCAAGTGTACAATCCTTTAATATATAGTTTTATAAGTCATTCCAGATTTAATCATTTCAAGCGGTTCTTAATCTCATAGTCTGGTGACTagcacaatattttatttcttattcatgtcctctaaaagaaaaagaaccacACCCTTAATAAGAGGTGCTGGTCATTTACCTTGGAAGGGTTCaggtaaaaacaaataatataaTGATGTTGTCTACTACAAGAGCAGTACTTTCAAGCCACTTCAAATGCACAAATTTCTTACTGTTGAGTAGTTCAACAGTAAGAAACTGGTTGACAGTTTAAATAACACCCACCTGGGCACACTGGATTGACCTTTGTTGATCCCTCCTGCAGATCTGAAAGGTGATTACATAGATTAACCAGTGGAATTTTCTGTCTTCCAGTCTGATGTACCCTAGTTTAACTTCCCAGCTCACCTTTTGAATTTTTGTCATGTGCAGTGTTGGCCAGCAGAGGAGCAGTCAACACGTGCATGCAGTATTTGTAGAAGAAACTCAGAAATTCTGTCTTCTCCGTTTTCtatcaggaaaaacaaacacaaaaaaactttaATAAGTGTTTAAGGTTTCACTCAGGGGACACATACACTTAATCTAGGGGTGGTAACGGACATGTGGAGACACAGATGGGGGATTTTGTCAGATAACAATGAGGTAGGCACCATAAATGTGctgctttacatcagtgtttctTAAACTGTGAGGCAGGCCTCACTGGCAGAGCCACTGCAGGTGGGCTGTGTACAACTAGGGTAAAAATAATGCGTGAAACTAATTTGAATAAACTTGACTTTGTAGACtttgttttgtaaataaagAAGACTCCACTGACCCTAATTTGACTAAATTGGATCCTTTCTTCATTGTTAATAACAAAAACATGTGGGGAAATGAGGCACaccagataaaagtctgagaacaactgatttaaatgaaaaagcagAGTGATCAACATTGAGCGATGgctggagaaaaaggagaggggAAGAAATCAACAAAAATCTGGTTGATTTTGCTTACGTTGGTGGAAGCCAACATATTCTCAGGGTCGATGAGTGTCCTGAGCAGACCCATCAGCTGGACAGCTCCCCCCAGTTCTGGGTCAGAGTCACAAATCATCTGCTTGATCACAACATTTATCAGGAGAACATCctgaaacacaaatacacacacacacaaagcaaacaaacaggataAGTTAACACAGTCGCACAttcagattaaaaataaattttgcatggcatgaaaagaaaactctctctctcaaacaaaGGGCAAACACACagtattaaaacaaacaaaaaaagccttCTTGTATACAGAACAGAAGATCAACAGGGGACACTAAAAAAAGTTAATCAAACTTTGTCTCAGCAATTCTCTATAAcagttctgtgtttttatactACTTTATCAAACATGTAAATTGTGTATCAGCTATAAAATGCCTTCAAGTGTTATGGCTCTGTAGTAAAAATCGAGCAACTGGGTCATCACATGAGCCCCAACAGTCACAGGCTGTTGTCACAATACGAAACACCTCTTGTTTACCTCATTGTTCACAAAGCAAACAGAGTTTTCCTTATATAGATTTCATCTCAGTTATGGACTGTTCTACATGCCTGATGTGGTAATGATCTATTTGAAACTGACGGAGCCTGGGCTGCCAAAACACTGCTTTGGATAAAGAGAAagctcctttttaaaaaataatgattaGATGCTTACATCATCTGTCTGCTGAGGTTCCTGCATGACAAATTCCCTAACCATGGAGGGGCTGAATTCCACCAGGTAAGAGAAGATATCAGTAGCTGCTGCCCTCACCTGCAAGTCATCCATTCCctgaatgggaaaaaaaaaaaagaagttaattcAACTGAGCAGTGACCAAtcaaaaaaagacttttattaACACTACCTCAGGTACCCACATTCATGTGAGAACTAGAACGTACCATTACTATTTCAAGAGCAGGTAAAATGCCTAGATTTGCCAGAGTTTTGAAGAACGCATCCCTGTTTTGAGGCTGCAACGTTTgtgaaaatgcacagaattcTTTGACAAAGTTCACCtaaggagaggagaaaaaaaaggagatagATAAATGACAATATAAATGAGAAATGCAAAGACCAAAATAATTCAACCgttcttaaataaaaatcactGTGCCTACCGCCATTTCTGGGCTCATTTCTCAAACATGGTTATGAAAGGCAACTACTTTTTGAGGTTTTAAcatatgaccaaaaaaaaaaaaaaacaacaacaacaaaaaaactaattaaaacttgCCAATTCTCTCCTTTTACTGTCCTCAGTCGCTTCATCTGTGAGCTGTGCAAAGACCTCCGTTAGGAACTTCTCATCCTCCTGCGGCACATTTAAAGCCGGGTTAAAACATCAGAACAATAAAGAAACATGtcttaaaaataaacagaaataaaccCGTGACTCCTAAAACCAtacagaaaattaaaatcagtcaCCTGACTGTGAAATGAAAGAATTCTAAGGTCCTGTTTGTTTACACCATGAAAATAATTGTGTGGTATAAAAATTATTGTTCATAACATATGCCTTACATTTGCACCATATTACAATCCACATACAAGTGTTACGATGGGCCTAAACCTATTCACTCAAagatttttgaaaatgttttaatgtataGTTTTAATTGGTCATCATCACAATACAAAACTTGACACACACATCTTACGcatacattatttgtacagtcaTTACAGGCTTATACATTTCCATCTGTTCACACTTATTATTTGAGGTTTCCCACTTAATTTAACATTTCACATGagaattaaatacatttaaagagaaaatttTAATTTGGTTTTAAGCATGAGTCATCTTGGTGGACTAATCTAAGCAGGGTAATttgtcaaacaaattttaattagTCACAACATGTACAGCAATACTGTATATGTACTGGCTAAACTACACAGTGGATTAAATAATTAACTGATAACGTCATTTTATAAATAGCTTGGTTTGAATCCTTACCTGCAACATACTGACAATTTCCACCTTGTTGAAGAAGATGAAGGAGGTGAGTGTGGATAGGAAGTTCTCCTCAAAGACAGATGGTGTGGGCAGGATTATGTCCTGGATGTactgaactctatatgtctggtGGATCTTCTGCCGCAGTTCAGAGTCTGTGATAGGGATCACCTCCTTAAATTTCGCCGTCTTGGTCAAGAATTCCCGGTGGCGTTTAGGTTGAACCAATGCTGGGTCGTACTCCAGGCAGCCCACCACATCCATGATACAGTCGTCAGAGAACATCACCTCAAAGAGGGCTGCTTTATTGAGAAATAAGACACCTCGGACAATCTCATAGAGGTGATGGAGGCCTTCCCTGTTGTCCACTTCCTCACATACTCTAAAGAGACCCAGGAGTTTCTTGATGTAGCCCTCAGTCATCAGGGCCAGGGCAAGCTTTTCCCTCCGGATGGGTGAAGAAAGGACAGAGGTAACCAAGTCGGCAATTTCCTCCAGTCTGCTTTGCTCGCAAGGGGGGAGCTCAACTAGGTGGCTTGTCTCTGGAATCTCCTCAAAGCGCTCTTCCTCAGACTCATCAATGGGGTCCTGGGTGATGTCCAGAGCAGGGTCTCTGCCTTGGACCTGAGTCACAAATAAAAGGTATTATTAAATGAATACAACTGATACAATACAAACAGTCACCTCTTTGCACAGGTTAATGTTTCTCAGTAATTTATCCAGTACACATAAACTATTAAATAGATCAACAGAGCTTGCCCATTGTGGTAGGCTCAATGGAATTTTAGCACCAGCgaaacagctgtgtgtgttcctgGTTTGAGTTTTACCTGGCAAATTCTTTCCCAGATCTCATCACAGCCAGCCTTTTCCTGGAAACTGAGTGCAAGGTCATAGTTATCTGCTTCTGACCAGACAATCAATGTGTCCTGGAACAAAGACAAAGGATTATTAAACTTTACACACTGACATGCTTAACTCTTTCACAGGAGGCacttacagacacacacacacttattcaTTAAATTGTATGTTAACTGAACACATGCCtacaaatgtacacacacacacaggcagcaaACGAAAATAAAAACGTCAACATTTAACTCCTGCAGACAGAGGATCTTGTGGCTCCGTTATGCCTTCTTGTACGTATTGCTGGCAGGATTTGGGTGCAAATCCTTGAAGTGTATCTGAGGGATAAAGCTTTCTATCCTGGTGGGAATGCACTCCTCTAGCATGACAGTGACTTATCCACAGAGTATGAAAATGGTTTGAACAAAAGTCTACAACAGACAAAGCAAGTTAAACACATGCAGAATATCTTTTTTGTACCTAGCTTCACCAAGGTGGTTATCAACTCTAAGTCAAACGAGCGTTTTCCGATCTAGCTATGACCACATTCACATGAAAGAGGCAGCAATGGCAGCATGACCAACCAGAAACATGAACCGGTCTATTAGCAGCTGAGGGGCATAGTTTATGAATACTATCATGCTATAAAATTAGCATTATATAACATGAAGTAGGTAAACAGATAATACAGACTCGCTGCAACACAACTGCTGCAGCCAAAACAGCAGTGTCAGTCTGTGTGAGAAGAAAAGCACTGTGTAGTATTGTAGTATTGTTATATATGTCTTAAAGTAATAATGATTAAAGTATCAAAGTAAATAGTAAAGTGTGTACAAATTCTGATAATTTAAGGCAACAAACTTACTGTCAAAGATCTGGGAAGACCTCATTACTATATTACAATAAAAAGAAGCTAATCACATTTAGATTTGCTGCTTCTTTCACTCAATTTGAAATAGTCTAAGGGCAAGTAGAGAcaaaatttaacaaaataaaagatttcAAACAGGTAAGCAGCCAACTTGCAAATGTTTCATGATGTCAGAAACAAAAAGGTTTAAATTCTCTGTTTTAGTATCATTTCAACGTATTACAGCCTATACAACAATAAAGttgttttaatattgtttgCAGTCAACAGGAAAGAAGCAAGGAATAAAGTTGCCCCCAAGAATCTCTATTTCTTACCGATGCTGATCTGAGACAAACTTCAGATTCTCTTACTATCTGCACACTAAGCTCTAATTGATCTTCCATGCATTATTTGATAGAAATAATTGTTCCATGGGATCCAATTTCAAACATGTTGATCTCTTGTCTCAAACATGACCCTTTCCTGAGGGGATTAGGTGTGGAGTGTAAATTACCAGAGTAATGTATCCCATAAGAAGTAAACCACCTCCAAAACACCGGAAATCCAGGAATAAACCTGAAGTTAGCCAGACTCGACCTTAATCATTAATAATGCTATAAATTTTTAGGTAATATAAAAGTGTCATATCACAATAACActgatacataaaaaaaaaacatgcaacacaacaacaaaacacgcCTCAACATGTCTGAGAACAAGAGCTGCTGTCAGCCTCCAGTACCTAAAAAAAGGAAGTTATTCAACCTTCAACAAAGAGCAGTAATTTTAAAGACATGcaaaaatatttagaaaaaggtggaaaatatttttctttatttatgagACAATATTGTGCAGCTCCTGAAGAGTTACAAGGTTAAGGTTAAGTTGAATTAGTTAAAGGTTTCATTAACTACAGCAGCTCACTGTTAAAGGAGGGTGGAAATTGTCTTTCAGACACTTACCTATAAATACGGGAAGACTTCTTATTTATGCCATAATTCTAATGACACCTTAATTTACAAACAGGTGTGGCACATGTGTGGTAATTACTCATGGCATTACCCGATTATTACTCGATACCAAGTTTACAATTGCATCAGTCAGCCAATTTCTACTGTCTCGCCTAGATTACAGTAACTATCCAGCAGCAGATCTCAAACCAGTGTTGGAATTATTGAAATGTGTGTGCTATCTGTAACTGAGCCAGACTCAGGTAATAATAAAAACTTACCTGTTGTTTCTGATATGCAGTATTTGGACTTATCTTCGATTCCAATAGCAGTGATCCTAAAGCACAGAGATATAGGTGACTAAATATTCAAGCCAGTTAGAAAACCGGTGCTTTAAAGACGAGGTTTGTTATTCTGTCTAGGAATAAACAGTTATGGCtatgcaaatacacacacacaaaaaaaacaatcgaATTAAACTAAAATGCTCAAACACAAAGGTAAAATAACTACAACAGGCCTTGGGTTCTACTGTAATAACCTTATGTACTTTCTTTGTCACATACATGAACCACAAAGAGCAATAACAAGTTTATACGTTCAGACTTTCAGGGGCACCATGCTACCGAGATCCCGTCGGACCAAACTAATGAGCATGCTAGCAACAGCTATTCAATAAATATTTGCAATTTATTGAGAGACGTGCCTAATATTAACAGTTCTGGCACTATGACGGTGAAGTCTGCCCCACATGTA
This window encodes:
- the ppp4r3b gene encoding serine/threonine-protein phosphatase 4 regulatory subunit 3B; protein product: MSDTRRRVKVYTLNEDRQWDDRGTGHVSSTFVERLRGISLLVRAESDGSLLLESKISPNTAYQKQQDTLIVWSEADNYDLALSFQEKAGCDEIWERICQVQGRDPALDITQDPIDESEEERFEEIPETSHLVELPPCEQSRLEEIADLVTSVLSSPIRREKLALALMTEGYIKKLLGLFRVCEEVDNREGLHHLYEIVRGVLFLNKAALFEVMFSDDCIMDVVGCLEYDPALVQPKRHREFLTKTAKFKEVIPITDSELRQKIHQTYRVQYIQDIILPTPSVFEENFLSTLTSFIFFNKVEIVSMLQEDEKFLTEVFAQLTDEATEDSKRRELVNFVKEFCAFSQTLQPQNRDAFFKTLANLGILPALEIVMGMDDLQVRAAATDIFSYLVEFSPSMVREFVMQEPQQTDDDVLLINVVIKQMICDSDPELGGAVQLMGLLRTLIDPENMLASTNKTEKTEFLSFFYKYCMHVLTAPLLANTAHDKNSKDLQEGSTKVNPVCPDNFQTAQLLALILELLTFCVEHHTYHIKTYIMNKDLLRRVLVLMNSKHTFLALCALRFMRRIIGLKDEYYNRYIIKGNLFEPVINALLDNGTRYNLLNSAIIELFEFIKVEDIKSLIAHIVDNFYKALESIEYVQTFKGLKGRYEQEKDRQSQRLNRYRRDARSLDEDEELWFNDDDDDDDGEAVEKRMGDDFSDSYGKYMEAKKGAANGANGANNNGKAAAIPPASPAVTPNNSSASSVKTVPLPATPVVKTALVGLVDYPDDEDEDEDEEEEDQSPRKRPRLSS